The Lasioglossum baleicum chromosome 7, iyLasBale1, whole genome shotgun sequence genomic sequence GGATACAACGGACTTCCTACAGTGATGTCCGGTTTAGACGAATCGCTGAGCGACGTCGCCTCGAAGAAGAAATATCCGTTCGAACTTGAAAAGGCTCTACACAACGTGATGTTCATTCAGCACCATATACAACGGCAAGATGAATTCAACGCGGTAAGCGATACAGGATAAATTCTTACTGTCACCGGTTACAAAATGTTCAAGAGTCTCATTGCTTATCTTCTGTGTGAtacgtttaaaaaaatattatttatttccgTTCACGTTTCCAAGATTGATATTGAAGAACCATTTCTAATGTAGTAAAGATACTATTTCTTGGAGAAGCGTATGAAGAACGATGgttatgcagacaattttgcttAATGTATCTGAATCTTTATCTTAATCTAGAGTTGAATTTCCTAAAAAACGACATATTTTAAACACTAAAAATTCTGTGCTACTGTAGGAAGATCAAGATTGGGGTTTCGTGGCGATGGTTCTCGACCGACTATTTCTCTGGATTTTCACGATAAGTTCCATGGTTGGCACGTTCGCCATTCTCTGCGAAGCTCCAGCGCTTTACGACGACACCAAACCGATCGACATGGAGTACTCTTCGGTGGCCCAGCAGCAATTTCTTCCGCGTAGCGATCTGATGGAAACTCTCGCGTAGAACCACTGGGAAACACGAAACTTCGCGTATCGACTTCACATCTTCTCCTTATTACCCTTCATTTCTCTTCATAGATCTCATGCTAGCCTTTGCAGGAAGGGTAGCTCCTGCAACTCTCGAGAGTCGTCTTCTCTCTTCGTCTATTGTCTCACAAACGCGTACAATCCGTGATAGCGTGTATAAAacaaaacatatttcatttaaacGAGTACTAATCACTGTAGTGTGCGCGCACGTTGAACAAGTGTTCTTGAATCACCAATAAATCTGTTATCGTACCGCTAATAGAATCGTTGCAGTATGGAATAGGTACTCATAGGGATTTTGTAACCGTCAGTTACATAGGAAACTGATTCCGAACGGAATATAACCGTACGAATCAAAGTCTAGCCGCGTGTAGCGCAACTCGTCTTTTGCTCGAGTCTAATATAATTGAGACTGTGGAAGTTTATGCGTTTTCAGCGTGCAAAAATCATCAAAAAGTGACGAAACGCGAAACTTAATTGAACCGAATACAGTTTCATTTTGTTTTCTCAATTGATCGAAACCGATACGGGGGTATCTTGTTTCGGATTTGTCAGAGCGTAACGCATAAACTTGCGCAATCTGTTAAGAATTTCTCGAGCGATGCTCGAGAACATGTTTACGTAGCGTACGTACGAGGACTTTTACAAGTACTAAAATATACACCATCGTTTTCCATTTACGAAACAAGTATGTATATACTCGAATCTGTTTAACATCTTGTACACttataaaagtaaaataaacaACTGTTACAACGTAATACACCAGTGTCAAAATGTGTTCAACGTCGAACGAGCGAATACATACTTTCGTATTCGATGAAGTTCAGCTTTCGTTTAAAACaaacgtatattttattattccaaacacatacatgaaaaatattatacattaaaTGCATATTCTGTGGAATACattaatattagtaaacattgaaACGCAGCCAAACGAATTGTTCTTGGTTTCATATCTTCCTTTCTCTTTAATATAAATAGCCGGAATAAAGTATAGCTGTCATTCAAGCCGAAAGTAAAAACACATCAATCAAGTCTCTATCGGTCCACCTCGATAAAATTCGAACGACACGCGACGCTTCGGTAAATAGTCCGATCGTATAGCAGCTCTCACACAAGTAATCATTCACTTTCTCCCGTATACATTGTGCAAACGGGTTTGTTCAAGACTCTCGGAAGCATGGGAAACCCTAGTTACTAATCTTAATCTTTGCGCGGAGTCAGCTGCATGCTGGAAGTGGGGCATATTTCTTCTGATATACCCTTTATATATATAGCACCCTCTTTCACTGTCTTTCTATAAAGAAATACATCGAAAAAGGCAAAGGAACGACACTTAACGTTAAATACTTAGCCGAAAACTAAAAAGACTAAAAATACAGACGAGAATTAAACAGTCCCTCCATATTTTACGATTGGGATCAAATTAATTGGCTGACAATGATCACAGAAGGGGCAAATTTATCTCGCGTAAATGCGGATTGGCAAGCtaagccttcggtaaacgttATTCTTCGCTGTTTTACGCGAAGGATATCGTTTACCATTTTTAGCAATCGATCATTGCGGTATCAACACTTTGGGGACAGATCGTTGTTCAGTGTCGGTGTCACAGCAGCCGCTCCTCAAAGTTTAATCTACAACTTTGCTTATCTGAAAGCTCGAGCTGATAACGCTGTCCCAAAGGTGTGAATTTACGATCTCTCTTATCTCAAGGCTCAGTTCGAGCTGCCACGCCTTCCCTAAGGTATTAACGATACCTACGCGACACATGTACCCTCCTAGATAGAAAAACATTGTTAAAAATCAGTGGAATGCGACAGATGCAGGTCGGAGGAACCACTTCTCGGACCGAACGCTCGAAAATTATCTAATTCTATTCGTAagacacacgtacacacgtACACATGAACGCCCACACCCACACTCGCATCCGCACCCATTCGTCAAATTCGAGTCCAATATGAAACACATAACCGTCGTCAACTATCACTCACAACAAGTTCACATACGTGTTGTCTCGCAAGGAATAAGCGTCATATAATAGTATTTCTGATACAAACTATGACAATCTCGTCGAAACTGTCCGTGCTTCTCTGGAGCACTTCGTCGGTCGCACGTAGATACGTTCGATCACGATTAAATTCGTCGAATATGGTGAACACCCTCAGCAGCAGTTATTTGTTCGTAATAAGGAATGGCAAAAACAATTAACCGTCGCGACGAACGAACCGTCTCGTCGGAGCGTCTACGTTTATTACACGATTAAGCAAAGAAATACTTCTCCGAAGATACTGTTCGGAACGATGCGACGTCCTGTTTCATTGTGATAAAAAATCGTAATCGGTTATAGAAATAATGTGCGCTTAATCGGCTCAAATTCAACCCTTCCACGTCCCGATATAGACTTTACAGTTCGGACAAAAGTGGTGGACTCTCGTGAAACTGCTCATGCAGTACGGCAGGCACGAGCAAAGGCAACATCTGAAATTGAAAGACCGTTGGTCAGAGAGAACCGTTTCGACCATCACATTACCCGACACCCTAAGAGGCCTAAGACTATGCACAACCATGCTGGGTAGATGGAGAAGACAGTCGCGTTCGATAGACGATCGGAAGTGTAAGATCAACGCAACAGCATACCACACTGTAGAAGTTCAACCAAAGTTAATAAGCATAACATGTCGATAAAGCTGACCCTAAGCAATTTCACAAGCGAGTTTTGAACTGAGATTTAGAAAAAAAAAGCAACTAAGAAATGGCGCGAAGAGATAACGATATGCATACGATGCGATTGATGAAAGGATTTTCAGTGTCAGGAGGTCAGAAAACAAGAAAGTGAAGCTGATTAGAAGATCAAAATGTTGAAGGAAGAATATAACTGACTGTTGGAATGTAAGAGGATGTAGGTAGGTCAAACGTTTATCGGAATTAAGTAAATCCGTAGCGAAGGATTGCCTTGGCGATGATGCGTCAAGGTAGTGTAGGCGATAATGCGGACAGCGGGACCCTACGGCTATTTCCGCTGGGCGAAAGGAGGAGACGGGGTTGTAAGTCCCCTGTGCGGTggggttttttagtgggtagtgCGCAAGCAGCCCCAcacttcccccccccccccgactgTCATCTTTAGGGGGGAGCTAGTGCgtcaatgcatttttccccaccaccgcaataaattaaaaaagaaagaaaatgtaGGTCAAACGTTAAGTTACTCACCCTAGTAAGCAGAGAACGATGCAACAAATGTGAGCGATCGGCTGATGATCCGATATCGTGGTGGTTTTGATGCTGGAGTAGCAGGTGGGACAAGTCATTTTTGTGGGGTTCGGGCTCAGCGAGTAGGCCACCGGACGATGGATAATTCTAACTTCTGTCGGTGGTGGTACATTTGGATTCGGAGTGAACTGCGTCTGCGATTGTATCGGTGGTTCGCCAGTACCGGCATAATTTGTCGGATATGACGGTGCTGGTTGATTTGCCGATGCGTTATCTGAAATCGTTTACCGTCGGTTAGCTTCGTGTACCAGTACAAACCACACATTAGCGGGAGCAAGGCATTGTAGGACTGGTTTCAACTCTCTTACTGCGAAGTACAGCAATGGCATGTTAAACAATGACAAaacttttttgtttttaattatttctttacgAAATGGTACCaaaatatttgtgacattttactTGTTTAAGTGACAAtttagtggaacctcgattatccgtacCGACGTCTTCATTATCCAAATACGTGTCTCACGCGTAAACAATTCAATCTAAAGCGATCCACATGCAACATGATTGATTGTACATTTTCATTGATTAGTACGGACAATCCAGGTTCTACTTTACCACTTCTTCTTATTGCTCTGTTACCGCTACGATAAGGTCGTAAACGATCTTTCTGCATATCGTGCCGCAAACGTGGTGTTGAGTAGAAGCTGTGATCAAATAGGTAATACGAGCTCTACGTACAAAATGGTACCGGCATGGCCGTTCCTGCTACCGGGTACGGAGGATTGTTTGTTTGGCCCGGAGGATTGCCCATATTTCCAATAGCTTCTTCATAAGAGGGTGGCGCTGTAGGCGGGGGTGCTGTTGGTGGTGGTGCTGATGGCTCAGCACTTCCAGTCGCGAATCCTATGTTCTTCTCCATTGTACCTAAAAAGATTTGCAGACACTTAGACTTCGTTACACTTGGTATTTTGATCGCCTAagcataaaattataaaaagaacgATTTAGATTGAACAAATATAAAGAACTGGTATCAAATTTCCTTTGAGTCAATACTCGAAGAATTCATAGAATAAGAGAAGGATAATCAAATTGGGGCAAAAAGAGCAAAAAACGACAACCTATTTATGGAAAATAGGAGCCACTTTCGGAGTACCCAGATCTATACCGATcgtatttcataaaaatgaatttGAGTACCAGTTGGCTGGCCATCAAAAGTCGAGACGACATCGCGCTGCGACATTCTTATCTAGTAAACGCTGATGAACAAGATTATTTTCTACAAACATTATGACCAGACAACGCAGGTAAGCTATATTGCGAGTTACTAAGGGTGGACGCGGTTGTTGTTTATTGAGGATCAGACCGCTTGTCCCGTTGCACCCTGTAGTTGGTTCGATCATTATCGCGCATTATTTCAGTCTGGCCTTGATTCGCAGCGTAATTGGGTCGTATAGAAGACCGCGAAAGAACGCGTTCACGTTCGAACGCTATTCCGTGCGCTACGATGAGGACAGACGAGCGCGAAAGTACTCGCGACAGAATAGAAAGTTGAGCGGATGTGTTGAGTAACCGAGGTAACGCAATATATAATACacatacgtatgtatgtatgtatgaacCTTTGTGGACTTGCATCCAGGAAGTCTCCGCCTCAGAGAACTACTCTCCTCCATATATTTTTCCCGAGGAGATCTTAATTAATCTCGTGATGTTGTGATTGCGATTTACATTACAGTCTCAGACCGTAAATTGAACTGATACACATCAGAGCGGCGAGTGACGTGTAGTTATACATATTTAGTTCTAAATATTTATGTTTTTACGAATATTTAGTTCTAAATATCCCCTTTTATTCTAATatttagttttaaatatttacttttattctAATATTTAGCTCTAAATATTTGCTTTTATTCTAATATTTAGCTctaaatatttacttttattctaatatttagttctaaatatttacttttattgtAATATGTAGTTCtgaatatttacttttattctaatatttagttctaattatttctaattattaGAGGATTACTGTTATCAGATTATATCCAGAGTTGACTTATTGGTTTAGCAATAGAACAATCAAATGAATCAGTATAGTAcaatttagattttttatttgaatattactaatattaaattaaaacagaaaataaaaagatactTTAACACTTCATAACTGTAGTGTTAGTACCTACctagataatttaaaaaatatttttgactaCTTTCTAGGTATATTATATCgttataattttttaacaaaaatcaaaatttcaaaatctcCTCTATTGAGGATGAAAGATTTGATCGGGACTCGTGACAGCATATTATACTCTTGAGATAGTCAAaatgataataaataatataaactaATCAAATATGTTAACTgataactaaaaaataattgtttggaATTCTCAATAAAAATAATGTTGGAGCAGAAAGTGCAAACCATGatcgaattttaaattatactatAGTTGTGTACGGTACTATACTATACATAAACGATTGCAAGTGTATGTTTCGATAGTAAACCCAGTGAATGATCTCACCGGAGTTACTAAACACACTTCGCTATACGTCATTGCTTCTCAATATGCTGGCCGATCCAACCCAGAATTACTAAATAAACAGAAACGTTTACCGAACTaattgaaaactgcgaatatgTTCGAACAAACATACGGTATTCATATTCATCGAGATAACGCACGATCACTCGGATTACCGGAAGAATCCATAATTATCGATCGGCAATTTCGACTTAACAAAAGAGgttaaaacattgaaaataaacaTACAAAACGAAATGACTGGTATGACGAAGATGAGAGAAGGAACGGCATGACAACGTACCAATAATCGATTTTATAAAACGTTTATTAATACATACCCAATTACATCattcataaaatgtttatattttcgTGACTCGACGTTTTCCCAAGTAAACTACATGCATATTCGATTATATAAGCATTGCAGATAGAAAGAGCGAAAACAGAATATTGCTTCTTGTAATTAATGTAAAACACAAACGTGACGTACAAGTTTCACGCGTCAATGTAACGCCTTTTCGGTTTTGCACAATTTACCAGACTTATTTTCACCGTGATGGAATTGTATGTTTATGTTCATTCGTGAACACGCTGACAAAAGCAGAAATGTTAATACACAATGTGTTGAAACGCTTACGTGAATTATGACGTTCGATGCCCAAATGTAACCGTGCTCGTCAAAATACAGGTTATAGTTTTATACTACAGGACACTATCCTATCCAGTTATTGTTCCCTCAACACCATTGTCTCACAGAGTTCATTCCGGGATCATCGACTATGCCACAGTTTTGCGATAGAACTCGGTTTGTGTGTATTTAAAACAGAAACTATCAGGAACACAAGAGATTTTAAAAACGATCGCGTTGCGAGAAGTAAAGCGACTGACAAAATTCTGCTGCAACATGGCTGCAACTTGCAACCTCTACAACCGACCAATCGCAATGAACTGTTCCAGAAGGGAGTGTAACGAAAATGGCGCCAAACTTGAAAACAAATTAAATGTCTAGAGAATTATATGAACCTTTTATTTACAGCTGATAATATAAAAAAGCGACTctttaatttttagaataattcacatgtttttgaaacgtctttaacaatattttatgcACATTATCAAATCAATATTGGTCATCCTATTGCGTTCCTACATAACAAATTCAACCAAATAAGTATCCTCTCTGATTCAATACATTCAATATTCTCTTCTGATTCTTGGATTCTTGAAAAATGCTAAGgacatttcaattttcaaatcttTGAAAACTTGTACCCACTTGTACCTAAATCGCAATACCAACACTGAGAAGATGCCATAATAAATTTGATATTTCCGAATAAGATCGTGTAAGATCGTATGGATCGTATGTAATAAATGTATTCACAAAAGTTTGTATTTAGTATACAAATTTTTGGTATACAATTCACTAGAATCAGAATCTAGAATAATCTAGATTCATCTAGATCATCTAGATTCAAGTGAGAGTACCAATTGAATTGGTAGTTGGCAGTAGTTGGTGATTACAGTACTACCAACTTTCATACAGTAGAAGCTGGTAGAAGCATAGCGAATGACAACAACACAACAAGtcgtttgaaaataataaaaattatacaaatactATATAAAAAAGTAAACACAATAGACTTGTATTCTGTGATATACATAGAATCAGCTAGTGTTATATGTGTATGTACCTTTTTGGTTCGTGTGGGACTCTGTATCTCATTGGTGATATAGAACACACTTACTCTTCAGTGTGAGAATAACAAATCGTGACGAAAATACAACaaatgaaatacgaaaagagaaTTCGTGAGCATGTGAGTCGTAAATTTACGCATAAGGAATGACAGAGGGCGAACCGAAGATGTCCGAAACGATCCGAATATAGCCGAAGGCATGCAAGTGCGAAAAGGATCATAAACCTAAAAATCCAAGGTAGAGTGAGAGAATGCAACGCTAAGGAAGTACACAAATGTTCTGGAACGTAAACGCAAAGATTTTAGAATGCGACCACGACGAGAAATAGAGAATTTTCGCAATAATTACTATGACACAGAATCAGAATCCCCGAATGAGAATATGTTAAGACTGATTAAAGTTGATAAAAATACAAGTTTTAATAAACTTGTCCAGGTAGAAGAATACAATTCTACAAGTAATTGTTTAACGTGTTCTGCATGTTTGGGGAGTAAAATGTCTGATGATAAAGCAGAAGGAatagatgaagaagaagaagagacagATGAAGATGAACTAAGGGAAGATGAAGAAGATCAAGAAGAAAGAGATGACATTGACgatgaagaagaggaagaagatgacTATGTTACACGCttaaaaaattctgtttttcaagagaaattaAATGACTACATGCAACAGTTCAAAATACAGACAGATGATATCATTCAATCAGAAACAGATGATACGAAATTAGAAATACATGATATGTTTGAATCTGTAGAAAAGCCTGCTCCAGTTAGGCGTAGAAATTCCAGAAGGAACTCGATCCTTCCTGGATCTGAAATGTGTAATGAAATAATAGCTTTTAATGATAATCTTAAATCTAATCAAAACCAAATGTTGactaaaaaaatattagaatatcCTACTACGGACATTGTACATAGTTGTATCCCCGAACCAATCACAGAACAAAATCCACCAAATGATAAAAATAGTTCTACAGATCTTTTAATCGAAGTTCTTGAAACAAAAAAGTTACCTGAACCCATGAaggaactgaaaattttgatgtCTAATAATGACGCGAAGCAAACTCAGGTAAAGAAAATTCAATCAACACTAGACGAGGCTCAGAAACATATGAAAGAGCTTAAATCGACAGCTAAGATTAGGCTCTTCATGATGGAAGATTTGGCAAAGAATGAAAATACACTTGCTAAAGCCACCGCAAAGTTTCAACATAAACGGACTGAATTGGAGAAAAGATGTTCTCAAACAGAATCAAAGATAACGGAAGTAAAATCTAGACCAGATTACGATTTCTTTTTCAAGAAGCCTctcttaaaaaagaaaattgaattatACAGGAATAGAACAGTTTATTATAAGAACCGATTGAGAGATATCGCAATGATACATCAAACTGCACTCGAATCATTTAAAAACAGTACTAAAATATGGAAGTCGCTAAATGCCTCTACAGAGGAAATGATTAATCTGAAAAGGCAATTAATGACAGAAGTAGAACGTAAACaacaattagaagaagaacTTGCGGTAGATCAAAAGAAAATTCATGAACTAgaggaaaaatataatttaactgTTTTTAAGCTCAAAGAGATACAATCGGATAGCGAAGATGGAAAAGACAAATCGAAAGGTAATTATCCTGATAAGAAGAAAAATTTATTAGATGTCAGTGCAAGAATTACACATCTAGACACAGTTTTAAAAGAAAAATCTATAGATTTGGAAAGGACAGCAGATATAGATGAAAAGGAAGCTCTgagaaatgaaattcaaaactTAAGACGTACCAGAGACTGTTTGGTTGATGAGAAATGTGATCTTGATGAAAAGTTCCAAAAAGAAAAAGCCTTGTCAACTGTAGAAGAACGAAAATTATTGGAATGTGGGGAAACTATTGAAGCTATAGATGCCATGATAGAACACAAAAATGAGATGATATGCGGTAGGAAAGGTTTTGATGAAAATCAAGCACAACGAGAGAAAGGAGAAAGAATGCTAATGGAAAGACTCGCAAAACTATCAGATGGAgaaatgaaaacattattttataagtATTTCTTAAAAGTAATCGATTTAAAGGAAAGTTCAAAGAATCTCGAAGTCCAAGTTGCTGAATTAGA encodes the following:
- the Cos gene encoding kinesin-like protein costa translates to MRPRREIENFRNNYYDTESESPNENMLRLIKVDKNTSFNKLVQVEEYNSTSNCLTCSACLGSKMSDDKAEGIDEEEEETDEDELREDEEDQEERDDIDDEEEEEDDYVTRLKNSVFQEKLNDYMQQFKIQTDDIIQSETDDTKLEIHDMFESVEKPAPVRRRNSRRNSILPGSEMCNEIIAFNDNLKSNQNQMLTKKILEYPTTDIVHSCIPEPITEQNPPNDKNSSTDLLIEVLETKKLPEPMKELKILMSNNDAKQTQVKKIQSTLDEAQKHMKELKSTAKIRLFMMEDLAKNENTLAKATAKFQHKRTELEKRCSQTESKITEVKSRPDYDFFFKKPLLKKKIELYRNRTVYYKNRLRDIAMIHQTALESFKNSTKIWKSLNASTEEMINLKRQLMTEVERKQQLEEELAVDQKKIHELEEKYNLTVFKLKEIQSDSEDGKDKSKGNYPDKKKNLLDVSARITHLDTVLKEKSIDLERTADIDEKEALRNEIQNLRRTRDCLVDEKCDLDEKFQKEKALSTVEERKLLECGETIEAIDAMIEHKNEMICGRKGFDENQAQREKGERMLMERLAKLSDGEMKTLFYKYFLKVIDLKESSKNLEVQVAELESHIETQKWEIQTLTNALKQTKLEAERRIVLMQRKYEQKLLAMYRHIGEETSSSGPETLDTDTELARHIEENENYPYPVRIPPPANAIQRPTTKVTKERNKLIIQKTTGRDKRRK